From Ictalurus punctatus breed USDA103 chromosome 26, Coco_2.0, whole genome shotgun sequence:
ttgtgttgttgtattgtcgctgtattgttgtattgtgttgttgttttggtgctgtattgtgttgttgttttgtcgctgtattcttattgttttgtcgctgtattgttattgttttggtgctgtattgtgttgttttatCGCTGTGTTGTTGTATCGTGTTGTATTGTCGCtgtattgttgtattgtgttgtattgtcgctgtattgttgtattgttgCTGTATTGTTGCTGTATTGTTGTATTGTGCTGTTGGTGGTATTGTTGCtgtattgttgtattgtgttgtattgtcaCTGTAttgttgtgttgtattgtcgctgtattgtgttgttgtattgtCACTGTAttgttgtgttgtattgtcattgtattgtgttgtattgtcgctgtattgtgttgtattgtcaTTGTGCTGTTGTATTgtcactgtattgtattgtgttgttttttgtattgtgttgttgtattgtcgctgtattgtgttgttgtattgtgttgtattgtcgCTGTATTATCATTGTGCTGTTGTATTGTCATTGTGCTGTTGTATTgtcactgtattgtattgtgttgttttttgtattgtgttgttgtattgtCATTGTGTTGTATTGTCATTGTGTTGTATTGTCATTGTGTTGTATTGTCATTGTGCTGTTGTATTGTcactgtattgtgttgtattgttgtattgtcgctgtattgttgtattgtgttgtattgttgctgtattgttgtgttgttgtattgttgctgtattgttgtattgtgttgttgtattgtcgctgtattgtgttgttgtattgttgtattgtcgctgtattgtgttgttgtattgtcgatgtattgtgttgttgtattgttgtattgtcgctgtattgtgttgtagtcattgtgttgtattgtattgtcgctgtattgtgttgttgtattgtgttgttgtattgtcgctgtattgtgttgttgtattgttgtattgtcgctgtattgtgttgtattgtcattgtgttgttgtattgttgctgtattgtgttgttgtattgttgctgtattgtgttgttttgtcgctgtattgttattgttttggtgctgtattgttgtattgtgttgtattttcgctgtattgttgtattgtgttgtattgttgctgtattgtattgtgttgtattgttgctgtattgtgttgttgtattgtCGCTGTATTGTTGTATTGTGCTGTTGGTGGTATTGTTGCtgtattgttgtattgtgttgttgtattgtcgctgtattgtgttgtattgtgttgttgtattgtcgctgtattgtattgtgttgtattgtcgctgtattgtgttgtattgtaattgtgttgttgtattgtcgctgtattgtgttgtgttgttgtattgtgttgtattgtcgctgtattgtgttgtattgtaattgtgttgttgtattgttgtattgtcgctgtattgtgttgtattgtgttgtattgtgttgttgtattgtcgctgtattgtattgtgttgtattgtcgctgtattgtgttgtattgtaattgtgttgttgtattgttgtattgtcgctgtattgtattgtgttgttgttttgtcgctgtattgttattgttttggtgctgtattgtgttgttttatcgctgtattgtgttgtattgtgttgttgtattgtcgctgtattgtattgtgttgtattgtcgctgtattgtgttgtattgtaattgtgttgttgtattgtcgctgtattgtgttgtgttgttgtattgtgttgtattgtcgctgtattgtgttgtattgtaattgtgttgttgtattgttgtattgtcgctgtattgtgttgtattgtgttgtattgtgttgttgtattgtcgctgtattgtattgtgttgtattgtcgctgtattgtgttgtattgtaattgtgttgttgtattgttgtattgtcgctgtattgtattgtgttgttgttttgtcgctgtattgttattgttttggtgctgtattgtgttgttttatcgctgtattgttgtattgtgttgtacttcatattcatattcagtcaCTGGACCTACACCGCAGTGGCCACAGGGAGATTCTGTATGATGTCCAGCAGATGGCGCTGATGACTTGCTGATGACTTCTACTTTTAGCGCAGTAAACAACACACACGTGACATGGAACCACGTGACTCCGGCCCATCCCCTCTGTATCGGATATTTTAGTGCACTGGATAGGGTGTACGGCTGCGTTATTTAACACCGCTGATAGTGCACTGCGTGTAGTGATTAGGGCGTGGTTTGGGACTCGGGACAGTGTGACGGCTGCACGGACGCTGTAGAGCCCCGTGATCTGGCAAAGGCGCAGCGCTTCATAACACCGAGCTGAGAAAAAGACCggagaaaaagaggaaaatggCGAGCGGGGAGGAGGCCGCGCGTCCGTCTGTcccgtcctcctcctcctcgtcctcgtGCAGTCCGGTGGGGCTCGAGGCGCTGTTCCCGGCCGCGTGCACGGAACGGAGTGACAGCCCCGAGCTCCTGAGGCTCCGGCGGCGGCTGCAGCACTGGCTCGCGCCTCACGAGCGCGCGGTGCTTTACGCGCAGAGACTGCTGGTGTGGGAGAGGCCCGTGCACAGCGCCGTGGCCGCGCTCGCGCTCAACACCGCCTTCTGGTAAGCGCTCTGAACACGGCGTCGAATACCGGTTTTAACCGTGATTTAAATCAACCGGACAAAACCGGGTTTATTTATGTAGTTTTCCCCCTTAACAAAATGTCCGTCACAAAAACGGTAGGAGTTAGCCGAGTTGCTAATGAGTCAGTCAGTTTTAGCTTAGCTCCCTGCAGGCTAAATCCCAAATTACctcatttattttttgggggATGTAGTGCACTTGTGTGTCAGCTGTGTAAGTGTAAAGGTGCGCCATTTTGTGCCCTACGTAGTGCGCCTATGTAGAGAGTGTGGGGGCATTTAGGACACGGCCGTAGGGTATAATTTGTTTACAGTGTCGGTGCTGAAACGCGACGTTAGtgtttgtttacaaaaataaagaaagaacttCTTATAGCAGTTTAATTTGGAAATTTAATAAGAAGTTGTTGAATTGGACTGAAAAATAATGagtagttttatttgtgtaggcGTTTATGCCATATGGGACTGTTGTGTTCCATTGGAgtcattatattaatatataataataataataataataataataataataaaacacgaataaaatatttagaaacgtcttttttattattattaaaatgtcacCATATTAATAGGAATACATGACGGTGCAATTTGGTTGCTGACAAATAAAATTtcagtttatatttttatttatttggcccAAAGACGAAAATAAGTGCCTCTTTACGTCCACCAAATTTCACATGGCTGCAAATAATATTTCTGGACGTATTAAGTCCTAAACGTGACGTCCCGGCTGAGACGTTTCGATGGAAACGTATCAGAATCTACGTCGTCTCCCATGGAAGCCAAAACGAAACCGGCTATAAATCGCAGAAGGATGAACCGTTAGAAGGCGGTCGGTTTGGATTAAGATGAAGACATGCCCTCTGTATTCCTCCCAAACAGGTTGTTGTCGTCTACGTCTTTGCGTCCTCTGTTTCTCATCGGCGTGTCCCTGTTCGTCTTCGCCCTGCTGGACAGATGGAAGGACAAACTGCCTCAGATCGCTGGTACATGTATTTCTAATTACCGTTGCACGTTTTTAAATCGGGGGGGGCGGCGTTTACGTCCTTAtcttatgtgtttgtttgtttgttcccaCACAGCGCTCCACGCAGAGTCGCCCGGGATAGAACGGTACGAACGCCGAATTATTAATAATCAAAATCACAGATTAGATTACAAGTCAGTGCACCGCACCCTAAAAGTAATCTGTATCACTGCAGCTGTTGTTCCGtcaaatcttttttaaaatgaattccgTAAAGGACAGGACGTTCGATGATCGTAAACTTGTACCTAAGCCTTTATTTCTATTGAATTGTGATTGTGctgattttaatttgaattccaGCCATCCTGGAATAATTGGCAGTCGTGTGGACTTTTGTTTAACAGTAAATGAGAAGCTGCAGAATGCTTCACCCCACTCCCACAAGCTATCTGCCCTCTTATACATACCTGAGCTCGGATTGGCTAGCGTCCTGTCAGACTCTGGAAATTCACCCAGCGTCGGGATTCGATCTtgcgatctctctctctcggcgttTCAAACTTGAGCGGTTTTAGTTACAGGAGTGTAACTAACCATCGTCTCGATCCGCATCTTCTCTCCACACCCCCCTTTCTTCCTATCCTGTATTCGGATTTAAACCGGAAATGGGTGTGGCTTGTTCCAGTTCGGTAAACACACAGATTAActagtaatgtaatgtaaaccgccgtgaccctgaccaggctgTTCCTAAGGATGAGCGCTGGTCTCGTGAACGTGTATTTCTGTCTTGTGACGCGTTCTCGTTCCCTACCCAGAGAGAGCATGAGCGTCCGGCCGAGGCTGCTGAGCGTGGCCGAGCTGAGCCACCACCTGGCCGAGAGCTACCTGACCTGCAGCCTCTACGTCCAGGAGATGCTTCAGTACAAACGCCAGAATCACGGCAAGGTGACGATCAAAGCGTGAAACCGTGCCGGGCTTCTGAGACAATGTCCGTCttggtgtttgttttatttatttgtttatttatttatttgtttatttaaaaaaaaaggtttatttatttcagcagaCATTTGTGCCTGTATATGGATGTTTAAACCGGTACCAAGGGCAAGACTTCCTTAGATGGATAGGGAATGTGTGccgaaataaatgcaaataaaagctCCGGAGAGACTAAACTCTTGAGAGAGAGCCAAAactaaacacacccacacacacacacacacacacacactcgtgtgaCTTGCACAGTCATGCCACTTGAAAGAAGACCAACAATAACACATCTTTACTTTATTATCGTTTATTGTGTACTATTGCTTTTTTATCTTTGAGATTTCAGGTGGTTtttcagggtgtgtgtgtgtgtgtgtgtgtgtgtgtgtgtgtgacgtctGTCTTTATTTGTCCTCTCAGTTCTGTGTGATGACGTGCTCAGGATGCCTGCTGCTGGCCGTGGTCGGACACTACATACCCGGAATCATGATCTCCTACATTATTCGTGAGCGGACCTGCTTTATTCTATTGATTtatgtagttatttatttaaatcgaTTTTTAAACCTTAAAGCGAGTCGCACGTCCGTTTTGAAATCGTTCACAAATCTAGAATAAAGGGGGTGGCGGGGAGTGACTCTATCTCTCATGTCATACCATGAATAATACCGTTTcagcctatttatttatttatttatttgtttgtttgtttacaatttaTCCAGATTTCAAGTGCTTATGTTATTGTCGGATAACGAATATGCGAAATGATCAGCCATTAAAATAacaccttttgttttttttttaaagtttgaaaTATTATCTAGAAATATTGGTGAATATTCCagacgtttttgtagtgttgccATAGCGATCGAGGACGTTACAGCGAAAGCTGTCGTAATAAATTTCCATAATATTTGCATGTTtgaggtacaaaaaaaaaaaccccagaacaGATCTACATCTGTATTAGTTTACAGATTTAGTTGCCTAATGCGAGTATTAGAAAACACTTTGTAATTCCGACGCAGGACGTTTTCCGGGTGACGTTTTGCGAGCCAATAGAAAACGAGTGGGCGGGATTTCTGTcttggtaaaaaaacaaaatggacgAGCCACGTTTTAGAAATTAGCGCCACACGGGACTTTTGTCTTGCGGTTTTCTTAGTGTCGCTTAGCTcacatctggatttttttttgccgtGTGTGTAGTGCTGAGCGTCTTGCTCTGGCCTCTGGTTGTGTACCACGAGCTGATCCAGAAGATGTACACGGGATTGGAGCCGATCCTGATGAAGCTGGACTACAGCATGAAGGGAGACACGCAGCACCGCAAACACGACAAGAGAAGTGAGCGCGCTAACTTCTGCACGAGCTCATTTCTCGTTTATACTCGCTGGCAAGATGGCCGCCTCCTGCACGTCCTTAGAAAGGAACGCAAACACGTGTCCACGTAGCGCACCGCCAACACGAATAGTGGAGGCAGTACAGCACCATGTGACTCTGTGTCtacagcgcgcacacacacactacatgtatatatgtatataatataaatgaatatgcaaatcattcagggtggattttatttccttccttattCCTTGCTTTAAGAAGGAAAGCTATACAGTATGTCCTTCACacttattttgtgtgtgtgtgtgtgtgtgcgtgcgtgcagaGGTGAAGAAGGAGCAGGAAGAAGGAGATGAGCCGAGGGCCGAGACGGAGAGTGAGAGCGAGGAGGAGCTCTCCTGCTTTGCCCCCACTGTGAGTCACTTACTACTCGTGTGTCTATTATCTGTACTTAAATCGCGTAACGAGGTGTTTAAAAGTCTTCCCCCGGGTTCGTCTGGATGCTGATGGGTCGTTCCGTCTGTCCTCAGGTGGACGTGAAGACCACGGCGTTGGCGATGGCCATCACGGACTCCGAGCTCTCCGACGAGGAAGCATCCATCCTCGAGAGCGGAGGATTCTCGGTGTCCAGAGCCACAACGCCACAACTCACAGACGTCTCAGAAGGTACCTGTGAGTCAGTTTAAGAtcctgtatatgtgtgtgtgtgtgtgtgtgtgtgtgtgtgtgtgtgtgtgtgagattcatGAAACGAGCTCTGAAGGCAAGCTGGAAGCGAGTACGAGTACAGTAGTGTTATTTACATGTCATCTGCATAAGACACGCCCATCCCTGACATAGCGTTCTCTGCAAAATACTCCTTCCTGTATGTGGGCGTGGCCAGGTGAGGCAGAGCTGATGAACGAGATTCGGGGCAAAGAACCGAAGATGCATAGCTACCCTGATTGGGATGGTGTTAATGAAAAATTTCACGCGTCATGGTTTGtagtttaggccacgcccactttagAACTTTTAAATCCCGGTACAGATGGTTCAGTTGAACGGAATTCTCTGTGTGTAACAGATTTGGACCAGCAGAGCATGCACAGCGAACCTGAGGAAAGCTTCTCCAAGGATCTCCCGGAGTTCCCTTCGGTGGAGGAGTTCCCGTCTGTCGAGCCCGGAGTCTTTCGCTTTCCCCTGGGCGCCCACGAGGAGTCTCAAAGCCCGGCCAGTTTGCTCATCCAGCACCTCGCCTCTCCGCTGCACTTCGTCAACTCGCACTTCAACGGACAAGGACGAGGCCGCGGCGGCGCACCGGGCGAGCCGGAGGCGTCTGCTCGCACCCTGGAGTCCCTCAGCGAAGAGATCGTGAGCACCGCCATCTCCGCCGTGGTGCAGAACACCCTCTCGGCCCTGCTGAGCTCCTCAGAGGCGGCCGAGGCTCCCGGCGTCGCGGAGTTCCTCCCTTCCGAAACGCCACCGTGCCCCACGGAGTCGGCTCTCGAGGAGGCCGGCGAGGGCGCGACGCTCGTTCCGCCAGAGGACGAGGACTTCGAGCTTCTGGACCAAAGCGAACTGGAGCACGTTGACGACGGGTTAGGGTTTGTTGGACAGGTGAGTCCGACAGACGGCGCGTCTAGCGACCGGCAATCGCAGGAGTCCTAGCTCGTTCCGT
This genomic window contains:
- the retreg2 gene encoding reticulophagy regulator 2 isoform X2, coding for MASGEEAARPSVPSSSSSSSCSPVGLEALFPAACTERSDSPELLRLRRRLQHWLAPHERAVLYAQRLLVWERPVHSAVAALALNTAFWLLSSTSLRPLFLIGVSLFVFALLDRWKDKLPQIAALHAESPGIERESMSVRPRLLSVAELSHHLAESYLTCSLYVQEMLQYKRQNHGKFCVMTCSGCLLLAVVGHYIPGIMISYIILLSVLLWPLVVYHELIQKMYTGLEPILMKLDYSMKGDTQHRKHDKRKVKKEQEEGDEPRAETESESEEELSCFAPTVDVKTTALAMAITDSELSDEEASILESGGFSVSRATTPQLTDVSEDLDQQSMHSEPEESFSKDLPEFPSVEEFPSVEPGVFRFPLGAHEESQSPASLLIQHLASPLHFVNSHFNGQGRGRGGAPGEPEASARTLESLSEEIVSTAISAVVQNTLSALLSSSEAAEAPGVAEFLPSETPPCPTESALEEAGEGATLVPPEDEDFELLDQSELEHVDDGLGFVGQVSPTDGASSDRQSQES
- the retreg2 gene encoding reticulophagy regulator 2 isoform X1; the encoded protein is MASGEEAARPSVPSSSSSSSCSPVGLEALFPAACTERSDSPELLRLRRRLQHWLAPHERAVLYAQRLLVWERPVHSAVAALALNTAFWLLSSTSLRPLFLIGVSLFVFALLDRWKDKLPQIAALHAESPGIERESMSVRPRLLSVAELSHHLAESYLTCSLYVQEMLQYKRQNHGKFCVMTCSGCLLLAVVGHYIPGIMISYIILLSVLLWPLVVYHELIQKMYTGLEPILMKLDYSMKGDTQHRKHDKRKVKKEQEEGDEPRAETESESEEELSCFAPTVDVKTTALAMAITDSELSDEEASILESGGFSVSRATTPQLTDVSEGTYLDQQSMHSEPEESFSKDLPEFPSVEEFPSVEPGVFRFPLGAHEESQSPASLLIQHLASPLHFVNSHFNGQGRGRGGAPGEPEASARTLESLSEEIVSTAISAVVQNTLSALLSSSEAAEAPGVAEFLPSETPPCPTESALEEAGEGATLVPPEDEDFELLDQSELEHVDDGLGFVGQVSPTDGASSDRQSQES